The following coding sequences are from one Loxodonta africana isolate mLoxAfr1 chromosome 18, mLoxAfr1.hap2, whole genome shotgun sequence window:
- the NXPH3 gene encoding neurexophilin-3, translating into MQLTRCCFVFLVQGSLYLVICGQDDGPPGSEDPEHNDHESQPRPRVPRKRGHISPKSRLVANSTLLGLLAPPGETWGVLGQPPNRPVHSPQPSAKVKKIFGWGDFYSNIKTVALNLLVTGKIVDHGNGTFSVYFRHNATGQGNISISLVPPSKAVEFHQEQQIFIEAKASKIFNCRMEWEKVERGRRTSLCTHDPAKTCSRDHSQSSATWSCSQPFKVVCVYIAFYSTDYRLVQKVCPDYNYHSDTPYYPSG; encoded by the exons ATGCAACTGACTCGCTGCTGCTTCGTGTTCCTAGTACAGGGCAGCCTCTATCTG GTCATCTGTGGCCAGGATGATGGTCCGCCTGGCTCGGAGGACCCTGAGCACAATGACCATGAGAGCCAGCCTCGGCCCCGGGTTCCTCGAAAGCGGGGCCACATCTCACCTAAGTCTCGCCTTGTGGCCAATTCCACCCTCCTAGGCCTGCTGGCTCCACCTGGGGAGACATGGGGGGTCCTTGGGCAGCCCCCCAATCGCCCAGTCCATAGCCCCCAACCCTCCGCCAAGGTGAAGAAGATCTTTGGCTGGGGGGACTTCTACTCTAACATCAAGACAGTAGCCCTGAACCTGCTTGTCACAGGGAAGATCGTGGACCATGGCAACGGGACTTTCAGCGTCTACTTTCGACACAATGCTACGGGCCAGGGCAACATCTCCATCAGCCTCGTACCCCCCAGCAAGGCTGTGGAGTTCCACCAGGAGCAGCAGATCTTCATCGAAGCCAAAGCCTCCAAGATCTTCAATTGCCGAATGGAGTGGGAGAAGGTGGAACGGGGCCGCCGGACCTCGCTCTGCACCCACGACCCAGCCAAGACCTGCTCCCGAGACCACTCCCAAAGCTCAGCCACCTGGAGCTGCTCCCAGCCCTTCAAAGTCGTCTGCGTCTACATTGCCTTCTACAGCACGGACTACCGGCTGGTGCAGAAGGTGTGCCCAGATTACAACTACCATAGTGATACCCCCTACTATCCTTCTGGGTGA